The following proteins are co-located in the Zonotrichia albicollis isolate bZonAlb1 chromosome 1, bZonAlb1.hap1, whole genome shotgun sequence genome:
- the HNRNPA2B1 gene encoding heterogeneous nuclear ribonucleoproteins A2/B1 isoform X1, with the protein MPRGDRESDWREKEQFRKLFIGGLSFETTEESLRSYYEQWGKLTDCVVMRDPASKRSRGFGFVTFSSMAEVDAAMAARPHTIDGRVVEPKRAVAREESGKPGAHVTVKKLFVGGIKEDTEEHHLRDYFEEYGKIDTIEIITDRQSGKKRGFGFVTFDDHDPVDKIVLQKYHTINGHNAEVRKALSRQEMQEVQNSRSGRGGNFGFGDARGGGGNFGPGPGSNFRGGAGKTDGYGSGRGFGDGYNGYGGGPGGGNFGGSPGYGGGRGGYGGGGPGYGNQGGGYGGGYDNYGGGNYGSGNYNDFGNYNQQPSNYGPMKSGNFGGSRNMGGPYGGGNYGPGGSGGSGGYGGRSRY; encoded by the exons ATGCCTCGCGGCGACCGGGAAAGCGACTGG agggaaaaggagcagTTCCGCAAACTATTCATTGGCGGCTTAAGCTTTGAAACCACAGAAGAGAGCTTGAGGAGTTACTATGAGCAATGGGGAAAGCTTACAGACTGTGTG GTAATGAGGGATCCTGCAAGCAAGAGATCAAGGGGGTTTGGCTTTGTAACATTCTCTTCCATGGCTGAAGTTGATGCAGCTATGGCTGCAAGACCTCACACAATTGATGGAAGGGTGGTTGAGCCTAAGAGAGCTGTGGCTAGAGAG GAATCTGGAAAACCTGGTGCTCATGTTACTGTGAAAAAGTTATTTGTTGGTGGTATTAAAGAGGACACTGAAGAGCACCACCTTCGTGACTACTTTGAGGAGTATGGGAAAATCGACACTATTGAAATCATTACTGACAGACAGTCTGGTAAAAAGAGAGGGTTTGGATTTGTTACATTTGATGACCATGATCCTGTGGATAAAATTGTAT TGCAGAAGTACCACACCATCAATGGACATAATGCAGAAGTAAGGAAAGCTCTCTCTAGACAGGAAATGCAGGAGGTTCAAAATTCTAGGAGTGGGAGAGGAG GAAACTTCGGTTTTGGTGATGCTCGTGGAGGTGGtggcaactttggtccaggaccTGGCAGCAATTTCAGAGGGGGAGCCGGTAAGACAG ATGGATATGGAAGTGGCCGTGGATTTGGTGATGGATATAATGGATATGGCGGAGGACCTGGAG GTGGCAACTTTGGTGGCAGTCCTGGTtatggaggaggaagaggaggctaTGGTGGAGGAGGACCTGGTTATGGCAACCAGGGTGGGGGCTATGGAGGTGGTTATGACAACTATGGAGGAG GCAATTATGGAAGTGGAAACTATAATGATTTTGGCAACTACAACCAACAACCTTCAAATTATGGTCCGATGAAAAGTGGAAATTTTGGTGGCAGCAGGAACATGGGGGGACCATATGGTGGAG GAAACTATGGTCCCGGGGGCAGTGGAGGCAGTGGTGGATATGGAGGGAGGAGCCGTTACTGA
- the HNRNPA2B1 gene encoding heterogeneous nuclear ribonucleoproteins A2/B1 isoform X2: MPRGDRESDWREKEQFRKLFIGGLSFETTEESLRSYYEQWGKLTDCVVMRDPASKRSRGFGFVTFSSMAEVDAAMAARPHTIDGRVVEPKRAVAREESGKPGAHVTVKKLFVGGIKEDTEEHHLRDYFEEYGKIDTIEIITDRQSGKKRGFGFVTFDDHDPVDKIVLQKYHTINGHNAEVRKALSRQEMQEVQNSRSGRGGNFGFGDARGGGGNFGPGPGSNFRGGADGYGSGRGFGDGYNGYGGGPGGGNFGGSPGYGGGRGGYGGGGPGYGNQGGGYGGGYDNYGGGNYGSGNYNDFGNYNQQPSNYGPMKSGNFGGSRNMGGPYGGGNYGPGGSGGSGGYGGRSRY, from the exons ATGCCTCGCGGCGACCGGGAAAGCGACTGG agggaaaaggagcagTTCCGCAAACTATTCATTGGCGGCTTAAGCTTTGAAACCACAGAAGAGAGCTTGAGGAGTTACTATGAGCAATGGGGAAAGCTTACAGACTGTGTG GTAATGAGGGATCCTGCAAGCAAGAGATCAAGGGGGTTTGGCTTTGTAACATTCTCTTCCATGGCTGAAGTTGATGCAGCTATGGCTGCAAGACCTCACACAATTGATGGAAGGGTGGTTGAGCCTAAGAGAGCTGTGGCTAGAGAG GAATCTGGAAAACCTGGTGCTCATGTTACTGTGAAAAAGTTATTTGTTGGTGGTATTAAAGAGGACACTGAAGAGCACCACCTTCGTGACTACTTTGAGGAGTATGGGAAAATCGACACTATTGAAATCATTACTGACAGACAGTCTGGTAAAAAGAGAGGGTTTGGATTTGTTACATTTGATGACCATGATCCTGTGGATAAAATTGTAT TGCAGAAGTACCACACCATCAATGGACATAATGCAGAAGTAAGGAAAGCTCTCTCTAGACAGGAAATGCAGGAGGTTCAAAATTCTAGGAGTGGGAGAGGAG GAAACTTCGGTTTTGGTGATGCTCGTGGAGGTGGtggcaactttggtccaggaccTGGCAGCAATTTCAGAGGGGGAGCCG ATGGATATGGAAGTGGCCGTGGATTTGGTGATGGATATAATGGATATGGCGGAGGACCTGGAG GTGGCAACTTTGGTGGCAGTCCTGGTtatggaggaggaagaggaggctaTGGTGGAGGAGGACCTGGTTATGGCAACCAGGGTGGGGGCTATGGAGGTGGTTATGACAACTATGGAGGAG GCAATTATGGAAGTGGAAACTATAATGATTTTGGCAACTACAACCAACAACCTTCAAATTATGGTCCGATGAAAAGTGGAAATTTTGGTGGCAGCAGGAACATGGGGGGACCATATGGTGGAG GAAACTATGGTCCCGGGGGCAGTGGAGGCAGTGGTGGATATGGAGGGAGGAGCCGTTACTGA
- the NFE2L3 gene encoding nuclear factor erythroid 2-related factor 3 isoform X1 yields the protein MAEDVDLKACQGALDDCCPPPGEDQLELQEQEEKDKNQSNSNNVDSILSLEGYLQLLSSQVENMLEVNLLEDTQVATSSRGQDPSSSHHNINLTQTLHNSFSPPDAILLRTDYPTQLNSKPRHLQRQEFFPQSSTDITNPESQFHGSNLTGLFSAADLRNLTAHDDNFDEIKLMSLALEEGFSPIEVSQIFEEPGSDSGLPLNSNHSTTSYSVCCEGSVGYSSGIKSAPAHGLGAVGGLCQENIKHSHVEYPGVAECSTEAMLQQFLHNHTYNQLPTQAASTPEYYQQMWMKKSNEVKERCHNSIAANRSRDEWRAKALRIPFSVEEIVSMSVDSFNTMLAKNQLTETQVSLLRDIRRRGKNKVAAQKCRKRKLNAILNLEEDVCNLQTQKESLKKEHSQCSKLINQIKQKLNNLYHDIFSRLRDDQGRPVNPCQYVIHCSSNGSVFIIPKHLAKSEQKQDNRKEQKQK from the exons ATGGCGGAG GATGTTGACCTGAAAGCATGTCAGGGAGCTTTGGATGACTGCTGTCCACCTCCAGGAGAGGATCAGCTGGAACTGCAAGAACAAGAggagaaagacaaaaatcaa AGCAACAGCAACAATGTAGATTCCATTCTCTCCTTAGAGGGCTATTTACAGCTTCTGTCATCGCAGGTGGAAAACATGCTAGAG GTGAACTTACTGGAAGATACACAAGTTGCTACTTCTAGTAGAGGCCAAGACCCATCATCCTCACACCACAATATAAACTTGACCCAGACACTTCACAACAGTTTCAGTCCTCCTGATGCCATACTACTAAGAACAGACTACCCCACTCAATTAAATTCAAAACCAAGACACTTACAAAGGCAAGAGTTTTTCCCTCAATCAAGCACTGATATCACAAATCCAGAATCACAATTTCATGGGTCAAATTTGACAGGGCTGTTTTCAGCTGCTGATCTTAGAAATCTAACAGCCCATGATGATAATTTTGATGAAATTAAGCTCATGTCTTTGGCTTTGGAGGAAGGCTTCAGTCCTATAGAAGTTTCTCAGATCTTtgaagagcctggctcagaTTCAGGACTACCTTTGAATTCAAATCACAGCACCACCTCTTATTCAGTCTGCTGTGAAGGTTCTGTTGGGTACAGCAGCGGTATTAAATCTGCTCCTGCACACGGCTTAGGAGCTGTTGGTGGCCTCTGCCAGGAAAACATCAAGCACAGCCATGTGGAATATCCAGGTGTTGCAGAGTGTTCTACAGAAGCCATGCTTCAGCAATTTCTTCATAATCACACTTACAATCAGCTGCCAACTCAAGCAGCATCCACTCCAGAGTATTATCAACAGATGTGGATGAAGAAATCAAATGAAGTGAAGGAGAGGTGCCATAATTCTATTGCTGCAAACCGGAGCAGAGATGAGTGGCGTGCAAAAGCTCTGAGAATACCATTTTCAGTGGAGGAAATTGTGAGCATGTCTGTTGACTCTTTCAACACCATGCTAGCAAAGAACCAGCTGACAGAAACTCAGGTATCACTTCTACGTGACATCAGGCgaagaggaaaaaacaaggtAGCTGCGCAAAAATGTCGTAAACGCAAACTGAACGCAATTCTTAACTTGGAAGAAGATGTGTGTAATCTCCAAACACAAAAGGAGAGCCTTAAAAAGGAGCACTCCCAGTGTAGCAAATTAATCAACCAgataaagcaaaaattaaaCAACTTGTACCATGACATTTTCAGTAGACTGAGGGATGACCAGGGTAGACCTGTTAACCCATGCCAGTATGTCATTCACTGCAGTAGCAATGGTAGTGTTTTCATAATACCCAAGCACTTGGCCAAATCTGAACAGAAACAAGATAACAGAAAAGAGCAGAAACAAAAGTAA
- the HNRNPA2B1 gene encoding heterogeneous nuclear ribonucleoproteins A2/B1 isoform X3, whose product MKNMREKEQFRKLFIGGLSFETTEESLRSYYEQWGKLTDCVVMRDPASKRSRGFGFVTFSSMAEVDAAMAARPHTIDGRVVEPKRAVAREESGKPGAHVTVKKLFVGGIKEDTEEHHLRDYFEEYGKIDTIEIITDRQSGKKRGFGFVTFDDHDPVDKIVLQKYHTINGHNAEVRKALSRQEMQEVQNSRSGRGGNFGFGDARGGGGNFGPGPGSNFRGGAGKTDGYGSGRGFGDGYNGYGGGPGGGNFGGSPGYGGGRGGYGGGGPGYGNQGGGYGGGYDNYGGGNYGSGNYNDFGNYNQQPSNYGPMKSGNFGGSRNMGGPYGGGNYGPGGSGGSGGYGGRSRY is encoded by the exons ATGAAGAATATG agggaaaaggagcagTTCCGCAAACTATTCATTGGCGGCTTAAGCTTTGAAACCACAGAAGAGAGCTTGAGGAGTTACTATGAGCAATGGGGAAAGCTTACAGACTGTGTG GTAATGAGGGATCCTGCAAGCAAGAGATCAAGGGGGTTTGGCTTTGTAACATTCTCTTCCATGGCTGAAGTTGATGCAGCTATGGCTGCAAGACCTCACACAATTGATGGAAGGGTGGTTGAGCCTAAGAGAGCTGTGGCTAGAGAG GAATCTGGAAAACCTGGTGCTCATGTTACTGTGAAAAAGTTATTTGTTGGTGGTATTAAAGAGGACACTGAAGAGCACCACCTTCGTGACTACTTTGAGGAGTATGGGAAAATCGACACTATTGAAATCATTACTGACAGACAGTCTGGTAAAAAGAGAGGGTTTGGATTTGTTACATTTGATGACCATGATCCTGTGGATAAAATTGTAT TGCAGAAGTACCACACCATCAATGGACATAATGCAGAAGTAAGGAAAGCTCTCTCTAGACAGGAAATGCAGGAGGTTCAAAATTCTAGGAGTGGGAGAGGAG GAAACTTCGGTTTTGGTGATGCTCGTGGAGGTGGtggcaactttggtccaggaccTGGCAGCAATTTCAGAGGGGGAGCCGGTAAGACAG ATGGATATGGAAGTGGCCGTGGATTTGGTGATGGATATAATGGATATGGCGGAGGACCTGGAG GTGGCAACTTTGGTGGCAGTCCTGGTtatggaggaggaagaggaggctaTGGTGGAGGAGGACCTGGTTATGGCAACCAGGGTGGGGGCTATGGAGGTGGTTATGACAACTATGGAGGAG GCAATTATGGAAGTGGAAACTATAATGATTTTGGCAACTACAACCAACAACCTTCAAATTATGGTCCGATGAAAAGTGGAAATTTTGGTGGCAGCAGGAACATGGGGGGACCATATGGTGGAG GAAACTATGGTCCCGGGGGCAGTGGAGGCAGTGGTGGATATGGAGGGAGGAGCCGTTACTGA
- the NFE2L3 gene encoding nuclear factor erythroid 2-related factor 3 isoform X2 — translation MRMGNVYMEVMGNRVAVTMQDVDLKACQGALDDCCPPPGEDQLELQEQEEKDKNQSNSNNVDSILSLEGYLQLLSSQVENMLEVNLLEDTQVATSSRGQDPSSSHHNINLTQTLHNSFSPPDAILLRTDYPTQLNSKPRHLQRQEFFPQSSTDITNPESQFHGSNLTGLFSAADLRNLTAHDDNFDEIKLMSLALEEGFSPIEVSQIFEEPGSDSGLPLNSNHSTTSYSVCCEGSVGYSSGIKSAPAHGLGAVGGLCQENIKHSHVEYPGVAECSTEAMLQQFLHNHTYNQLPTQAASTPEYYQQMWMKKSNEVKERCHNSIAANRSRDEWRAKALRIPFSVEEIVSMSVDSFNTMLAKNQLTETQVSLLRDIRRRGKNKVAAQKCRKRKLNAILNLEEDVCNLQTQKESLKKEHSQCSKLINQIKQKLNNLYHDIFSRLRDDQGRPVNPCQYVIHCSSNGSVFIIPKHLAKSEQKQDNRKEQKQK, via the exons ATGAGAATGGGTAATGTCTACATGGAAGTGATGGGAAACAGAGTTGCTGTTACAATGCAG GATGTTGACCTGAAAGCATGTCAGGGAGCTTTGGATGACTGCTGTCCACCTCCAGGAGAGGATCAGCTGGAACTGCAAGAACAAGAggagaaagacaaaaatcaa AGCAACAGCAACAATGTAGATTCCATTCTCTCCTTAGAGGGCTATTTACAGCTTCTGTCATCGCAGGTGGAAAACATGCTAGAG GTGAACTTACTGGAAGATACACAAGTTGCTACTTCTAGTAGAGGCCAAGACCCATCATCCTCACACCACAATATAAACTTGACCCAGACACTTCACAACAGTTTCAGTCCTCCTGATGCCATACTACTAAGAACAGACTACCCCACTCAATTAAATTCAAAACCAAGACACTTACAAAGGCAAGAGTTTTTCCCTCAATCAAGCACTGATATCACAAATCCAGAATCACAATTTCATGGGTCAAATTTGACAGGGCTGTTTTCAGCTGCTGATCTTAGAAATCTAACAGCCCATGATGATAATTTTGATGAAATTAAGCTCATGTCTTTGGCTTTGGAGGAAGGCTTCAGTCCTATAGAAGTTTCTCAGATCTTtgaagagcctggctcagaTTCAGGACTACCTTTGAATTCAAATCACAGCACCACCTCTTATTCAGTCTGCTGTGAAGGTTCTGTTGGGTACAGCAGCGGTATTAAATCTGCTCCTGCACACGGCTTAGGAGCTGTTGGTGGCCTCTGCCAGGAAAACATCAAGCACAGCCATGTGGAATATCCAGGTGTTGCAGAGTGTTCTACAGAAGCCATGCTTCAGCAATTTCTTCATAATCACACTTACAATCAGCTGCCAACTCAAGCAGCATCCACTCCAGAGTATTATCAACAGATGTGGATGAAGAAATCAAATGAAGTGAAGGAGAGGTGCCATAATTCTATTGCTGCAAACCGGAGCAGAGATGAGTGGCGTGCAAAAGCTCTGAGAATACCATTTTCAGTGGAGGAAATTGTGAGCATGTCTGTTGACTCTTTCAACACCATGCTAGCAAAGAACCAGCTGACAGAAACTCAGGTATCACTTCTACGTGACATCAGGCgaagaggaaaaaacaaggtAGCTGCGCAAAAATGTCGTAAACGCAAACTGAACGCAATTCTTAACTTGGAAGAAGATGTGTGTAATCTCCAAACACAAAAGGAGAGCCTTAAAAAGGAGCACTCCCAGTGTAGCAAATTAATCAACCAgataaagcaaaaattaaaCAACTTGTACCATGACATTTTCAGTAGACTGAGGGATGACCAGGGTAGACCTGTTAACCCATGCCAGTATGTCATTCACTGCAGTAGCAATGGTAGTGTTTTCATAATACCCAAGCACTTGGCCAAATCTGAACAGAAACAAGATAACAGAAAAGAGCAGAAACAAAAGTAA